A window of Myxococcota bacterium contains these coding sequences:
- a CDS encoding thiolase — protein sequence MRGKVAIVGAAETSELGEIPNVSQIELHADAARNALADCGLGPKDVDGVATAGESPVAIAHYLGIVPSWVDGTQVGGCSFMIHVRHAAAAIAAGHCTTVLITHGQSGRSRVGVGGRPGGASSLSGQFEAPYGVAGPPTIFTIPTLRYMKEFGLSHEELAMVAVVQREWAARNPRAMHRDPITVDDVLRSRMIAYPFHLLECCLVTDGGGALVLTAAERARDFPNKPVYVLGTGESSETPMLSQMEDFTTSRAFRVSGRSAFAEARVSPADVDHLMIYDAFAHLPIYGLEDLGFLKRGEAGRFIWERNTAPGGKLPLNTNGGGLSYTHTGMYGMFALQESVRQVRGTAPAQVPGVRISVAHGVGGMFAAAGTVILADAPG from the coding sequence GTGCGCGGCAAGGTCGCGATCGTCGGCGCCGCCGAGACCAGCGAGCTGGGCGAGATCCCGAACGTGTCGCAGATCGAGCTGCACGCCGACGCGGCGCGCAACGCGCTCGCCGACTGCGGCCTCGGGCCGAAAGACGTGGACGGCGTGGCGACTGCCGGCGAGTCACCGGTGGCGATCGCGCACTATCTCGGGATCGTGCCCAGCTGGGTCGACGGCACCCAGGTGGGCGGCTGCTCGTTCATGATCCACGTGCGCCACGCCGCCGCGGCGATCGCCGCGGGTCACTGCACGACCGTGCTGATCACCCACGGGCAGAGCGGGCGCTCGCGCGTGGGCGTGGGCGGCCGGCCCGGCGGTGCGTCGTCGTTGAGCGGGCAGTTCGAGGCGCCGTACGGCGTGGCGGGCCCGCCCACGATCTTCACCATCCCGACGCTGCGCTACATGAAGGAGTTCGGACTCAGCCACGAAGAGCTCGCCATGGTCGCGGTGGTGCAGCGCGAGTGGGCGGCGCGCAATCCGCGCGCGATGCACCGCGACCCGATCACGGTCGACGACGTGCTGCGCTCGCGCATGATCGCCTACCCGTTCCACCTGCTCGAGTGCTGTCTCGTGACCGACGGCGGCGGCGCGCTCGTGCTGACCGCGGCCGAGCGGGCGCGCGACTTCCCGAACAAGCCCGTGTACGTGCTCGGCACCGGCGAGAGCAGCGAGACGCCCATGCTCTCGCAGATGGAGGACTTCACCACTTCGCGCGCGTTTCGCGTCTCGGGCCGGTCGGCTTTCGCCGAGGCGCGCGTCTCGCCGGCCGACGTCGACCACCTGATGATCTACGACGCGTTCGCGCACCTGCCGATCTACGGCCTCGAGGACCTCGGCTTCCTGAAGCGCGGCGAGGCCGGGCGCTTCATCTGGGAGCGCAACACGGCGCCGGGCGGAAAGCTGCCGCTCAACACCAACGGCGGCGGCCTCTCCTACACGCACACGGGCATGTACGGCATGTTCGCGCTGCAGGAGAGCGTGCGGCAGGTGCGCGGCACGGCGCCGGCGCAGGTCCCCGGGGTGCGCATCTCGGTCGCGCACGGCGTCGGCGGCATGTTCGCGGCCGCCGGAACGGTGATCCTGGCGGACGCCCCCGGCTGA
- a CDS encoding adenylate/guanylate cyclase domain-containing protein translates to MHRPRAADLVMLAALTGLWGVCFVIHLAQVVDGRLAWVPVYVAAAPSPETLPSVRSLWPGTEPGGLAPGDALASAGGVTLYGASPLDFVTAVYGQARPGPVAIERIRGGDSEQTSLPLRPIEQPWRHSVTAAAFALLGALAFWRTRGSRIGRSFYFGMTAYAFHWTYFFAAAPFTRLGITSFAVSTTLFMPLALRTLLVWPEDAVPPRRPTPRWPWLFAVNGPIVTSWAFGVPVGSDASRLAALALQVLFIGVFVGVITVRWRESGPIGRRQLKWALLGLWVGLVPALLAGSVAIVLPGAMWLYEAALSLTIVLPLCLFIAFSRYNLLDIDRLVTSAAISPLIGIGLISFGLVTVPAVASAAQGWIDPKVSQTALSLVLGGTGFLALRRVDRVLQERVYPERRLLALEAQQLRLELGRTAKAADVLTLLAERVGEILKLMTTAIYARGEQEFSPVVARGPAVTPAFALDGALARALVARGSPLEPTAAWPEDDATERAALVAMGVELAVPVLPRGELAAILCLGGKRSGDIFTPTDRALLQSLADKAADELLRFDREDLARETHQLVERLRAYVPGAVARELAEGSELPAGEREVTVMFVDIRGYTSFSEGQRPEAIFGAVNAYTEAVSRIVTDCGGSVVEFNGDGLMTVFGAPRALADKERAAVRAARSIALQVPSLAVRDTRGRPHQFHVGIGIATGPGYVGNVRAVDRSIWVALGNTTNLAARLERMTRDLGAAVVIDAETEKAAGDVAEDFRLEPAQRVRGRSALIDVFSWSPPGYLAPPVTQEETT, encoded by the coding sequence GTGCACCGACCGCGCGCCGCCGATCTCGTGATGCTCGCCGCACTCACGGGTCTGTGGGGCGTGTGCTTCGTGATCCACCTGGCGCAGGTCGTCGACGGCCGGCTGGCCTGGGTCCCGGTGTACGTGGCCGCCGCTCCCTCCCCCGAGACCCTGCCCAGCGTGCGCTCGCTCTGGCCCGGGACCGAGCCGGGCGGGCTCGCGCCCGGAGACGCGCTCGCCTCCGCAGGCGGAGTCACTCTGTACGGCGCCAGCCCGCTCGACTTCGTGACCGCAGTCTACGGGCAGGCGCGCCCGGGTCCGGTCGCGATCGAGCGCATCCGCGGCGGTGACTCGGAGCAGACCAGCCTGCCGCTGCGGCCGATCGAGCAGCCCTGGCGGCACAGCGTGACTGCGGCCGCGTTCGCGCTGCTGGGCGCGCTGGCCTTCTGGCGCACGCGCGGCTCGCGCATCGGCCGCTCGTTCTACTTCGGCATGACCGCCTACGCCTTCCACTGGACTTACTTCTTCGCCGCTGCGCCGTTCACGCGCTTGGGCATCACTTCGTTTGCGGTCTCGACCACGCTGTTCATGCCGCTGGCGCTGCGCACGCTCCTGGTCTGGCCCGAGGACGCGGTGCCGCCGCGCCGGCCGACGCCGCGCTGGCCGTGGCTGTTCGCCGTGAACGGGCCGATCGTGACCAGCTGGGCGTTCGGCGTGCCGGTCGGCTCCGACGCCTCCCGGCTGGCCGCGCTCGCGCTGCAGGTGCTGTTCATCGGCGTGTTCGTGGGGGTGATCACGGTGCGCTGGCGCGAGTCCGGGCCGATCGGTCGCCGCCAGCTCAAGTGGGCGCTCCTGGGCCTGTGGGTCGGGCTGGTGCCCGCACTGCTGGCCGGATCCGTGGCGATCGTGCTGCCCGGAGCGATGTGGCTGTACGAGGCCGCGCTCAGCCTGACCATCGTGCTGCCGCTGTGTCTGTTCATCGCCTTCTCGCGCTACAACCTGCTCGACATCGACCGGCTGGTGACTTCGGCCGCGATCTCGCCGCTGATCGGAATCGGGCTGATCAGCTTCGGGCTGGTGACCGTGCCCGCGGTCGCCTCGGCCGCGCAGGGCTGGATCGACCCCAAGGTGAGTCAGACCGCGCTCTCGCTGGTGCTCGGCGGCACGGGCTTTCTCGCGCTGCGCCGGGTGGATCGGGTGCTGCAGGAGCGCGTGTATCCCGAGCGCCGCCTGCTCGCGCTCGAAGCGCAGCAGCTCCGGCTCGAGCTGGGCCGCACGGCCAAAGCCGCCGACGTGCTCACGCTCCTGGCCGAGCGCGTGGGCGAGATCCTGAAGCTCATGACCACGGCGATCTACGCGCGCGGCGAGCAGGAGTTCTCGCCCGTGGTCGCGCGTGGACCGGCCGTGACTCCCGCGTTCGCGCTGGACGGCGCGCTCGCGCGGGCGCTCGTGGCGCGCGGCTCGCCGCTCGAGCCCACCGCAGCCTGGCCCGAGGACGACGCCACCGAGCGCGCCGCGCTGGTGGCGATGGGCGTGGAGCTCGCGGTGCCGGTGCTGCCGCGCGGCGAGCTCGCGGCCATCCTGTGTCTCGGTGGCAAACGCTCGGGCGACATCTTCACGCCCACCGACCGCGCGCTGCTGCAGAGCCTGGCCGACAAGGCGGCGGACGAGCTCTTGCGCTTCGACCGCGAGGACCTGGCGCGCGAGACCCACCAGCTCGTCGAGCGCCTGCGCGCGTACGTGCCCGGCGCGGTGGCGCGCGAGCTGGCCGAAGGCTCCGAGCTGCCGGCCGGCGAGCGCGAAGTCACCGTCATGTTCGTCGACATCCGCGGCTACACGTCGTTCTCGGAGGGGCAGCGGCCCGAGGCGATCTTCGGCGCGGTGAATGCCTACACCGAGGCCGTGTCTCGCATCGTGACCGACTGCGGCGGGTCGGTCGTGGAGTTCAACGGCGACGGTCTCATGACCGTGTTCGGCGCGCCGCGCGCGCTGGCCGACAAGGAGCGCGCAGCGGTGCGCGCGGCGCGCTCGATCGCGCTGCAGGTGCCCTCGCTCGCGGTGCGCGACACGCGCGGCCGCCCGCACCAGTTCCACGTCGGCATCGGCATCGCGACCGGCCCCGGCTACGTGGGCAACGTGCGCGCCGTCGACCGCTCGATCTGGGTCGCGCTGGGCAACACCACCAACCTGGCCGCGCGGCTCGAGCGCATGACCCGTGACCTGGGCGCCGCGGTGGTGATCGACGCGGAGACCGAGAAGGCCGCGGGCGACGTCGCGGAGGACTTCAGGCTCGAGCCCGCGCAACGCGTGCGCGGCCGCAGCGCGCTGATCGACGTGTTCTCGTGGTCGCCGCCGGGCTATCTCGCCCCCCCAGTCACTCAGGAGGAGACGACGTGA
- a CDS encoding phytanoyl-CoA dioxygenase family protein produces the protein MHGSQRLDARELDRLHKDGYVVRERAFGPDDLARLRGDCEAMVRRVTERSVGRRKHAVGSYMFQLERGLVTMVKWEPAFPDVVQGVEPFAHFDQALCAWAADPRFVEPMKDVVGAEEIELFTEKLNVKRGRTGGPIVLHQDYPYWTENSDGAGDIATAIVFLDDCTRQNGCLEVAPGSHTGGVRARRQVEGFGSMEMDQSEFDESRLVALECPAGTVVFFGSLLVHRSLYNHSDQDRRALLYSYQPAGRRKAIEGFQKLVGGRS, from the coding sequence ATGCACGGCAGCCAGCGCCTCGACGCCCGAGAGCTCGACCGGCTCCACAAGGACGGCTACGTGGTGCGCGAGCGCGCCTTCGGGCCCGATGACCTGGCGCGCCTGCGCGGCGACTGCGAAGCGATGGTCCGGCGAGTCACCGAGCGCAGCGTCGGCCGCCGCAAGCACGCGGTCGGCAGCTACATGTTCCAGCTCGAGCGCGGCCTGGTCACGATGGTGAAGTGGGAGCCCGCGTTCCCCGACGTGGTGCAAGGGGTCGAGCCCTTCGCGCACTTCGACCAGGCGCTCTGCGCCTGGGCCGCGGACCCGCGCTTCGTCGAGCCGATGAAGGACGTGGTCGGCGCGGAAGAGATCGAGCTCTTCACCGAGAAGCTGAACGTGAAGCGCGGGCGCACCGGCGGGCCGATCGTGCTGCACCAGGACTACCCGTACTGGACCGAGAACTCCGACGGCGCGGGCGACATCGCCACCGCGATCGTGTTCCTCGACGACTGCACGCGCCAGAACGGCTGTCTCGAGGTCGCGCCCGGCAGTCACACGGGCGGCGTGCGCGCGCGGCGCCAGGTGGAGGGCTTCGGCAGCATGGAGATGGACCAGAGCGAGTTCGACGAGTCACGGCTGGTCGCGCTCGAGTGTCCCGCGGGCACCGTCGTGTTCTTCGGCTCGCTGCTCGTCCACCGGTCACTCTACAACCACTCCGACCAGGACCGGCGCGCGCTGCTCTACAGCTACCAGCCCGCGGGCCGGCGCAAGGCGATCGAGGGCTTCCAGAAGCTCGTGGGCGGCCGGTCGTGA
- a CDS encoding phytanoyl-CoA dioxygenase family protein has protein sequence MSYPQASAGQIDGFRRDGFLVVRDAVEPKDLERLQGICDELLANKERVAFDWAWEAGTDKAQRAFKIVQTSPSLLHKNELASERFRVWSTEFASALIGQPVEFWYDQFLAKPPREGARTPWHQDEGYWGRNLDERGITCWMPFHDVNVENGCMHFVPGAHKKGVLVHKPVEGVQSDLLYCEVDEAQALPAPIRLGDVTFHHGKMPHMTTPNASPRWRRALSQHFRVVGSKGEGDHYPWKIYVNQITGQRIKPPVR, from the coding sequence ATGAGCTATCCCCAGGCCTCGGCCGGGCAGATCGACGGCTTCCGGCGCGACGGATTCCTCGTGGTCCGCGACGCCGTCGAGCCCAAGGACCTCGAGCGGCTGCAGGGCATCTGCGACGAGTTACTCGCCAACAAGGAGCGCGTGGCCTTCGACTGGGCCTGGGAGGCGGGCACCGACAAGGCGCAGCGCGCGTTCAAGATCGTGCAGACCAGCCCGAGCCTCCTGCACAAGAACGAGCTCGCGAGCGAGCGCTTCCGCGTCTGGTCGACCGAGTTCGCATCGGCGCTGATCGGGCAGCCGGTCGAGTTCTGGTACGATCAGTTTCTCGCCAAGCCGCCGCGCGAAGGCGCGCGCACGCCCTGGCACCAGGACGAAGGCTACTGGGGCCGCAACCTCGACGAGCGCGGCATCACCTGCTGGATGCCGTTCCACGACGTGAACGTCGAGAACGGCTGCATGCACTTCGTGCCCGGCGCGCACAAGAAGGGCGTGCTCGTGCACAAGCCGGTCGAGGGCGTGCAGAGTGACCTGCTCTACTGCGAGGTCGACGAGGCGCAGGCCCTGCCCGCGCCGATTCGTCTCGGAGACGTCACCTTCCATCACGGGAAGATGCCGCACATGACCACGCCCAACGCGTCGCCGCGCTGGCGCCGCGCGCTCTCGCAGCACTTCCGCGTGGTGGGCTCCAAGGGCGAGGGCGACCACTACCCCTGGAAGATCTACGTGAATCAGATCACGGGTCAGCGCATCAAGCCGCCGGTGCGCTAG
- a CDS encoding Zn-ribbon domain-containing OB-fold protein produces MPEPRRPKPVPTPETRHYWEGARAGELRLQRCRSCSQAYFPPRPFCPHCASGDTEVFRASGRASLYSYVIHHRPMPGFEPPYAIAVVTLAEGPRMMTNLVGVPQTPEALELDMPLELTFHKLDDEISLPVFRPAGARP; encoded by the coding sequence TTGCCCGAGCCTCGCCGTCCCAAGCCCGTTCCGACGCCGGAGACACGCCACTACTGGGAAGGCGCGCGCGCCGGCGAGCTGCGCCTGCAGCGCTGCCGATCCTGCAGCCAGGCCTACTTCCCTCCGCGCCCGTTCTGCCCGCACTGCGCGAGCGGCGACACCGAAGTGTTTCGCGCGAGCGGCCGAGCGTCGCTCTACAGCTACGTGATCCACCACCGGCCCATGCCCGGCTTCGAGCCGCCGTACGCGATCGCGGTCGTGACGCTCGCAGAGGGTCCGCGCATGATGACCAACCTGGTCGGCGTGCCGCAGACGCCCGAGGCGCTCGAGCTCGACATGCCGCTCGAGCTGACCTTCCACAAGCTCGACGACGAGATCTCGCTGCCCGTGTTCCGGCCCGCGGGAGCGCGTCCGTGA
- the lnt gene encoding apolipoprotein N-acyltransferase: MSLVLLSAALYGAASPAHGGGPLAWIALCPLLFACVSTTPARAAGLGLLFGLAGTVAVAWWFPGMLQRYFDVPAPAAWLALLAVGATADGVPNAFFGAWLAWSARRGGVTPFAVGVAFALGEFLRSHGPLSNPYGLIGYSLHGSIFAQAADLAGPLGLGALVAAVNAAIGAALFPELARGRPGRAALATALLVLAVAGYGALRLTEHFGDGQPLRVAAVQGAVERGVHWDRSQRAANLTRYLELNGEAARGAPELVFWPEFAVDFYLAEDTPERARLVQGVRAGGADVVLGASRYAFAAERTLYFNSVFVIDRSGAVGSPGYDKQRLVPFSEYAPFGGFLRSDSAVYSPGREPRLLDTHAGRVGAFVCAEALYPDVARGLVRAGAEILANPSNDYWFGAPQPFSEQLAAASFRAIENRRALVRATSTGITAFVDPHGRITARSAGSGPEVISAEIERSRAVTPFQYLGDAGVAVLCLAGVASSHFVRRRSPRGGETHET, from the coding sequence GTGTCTCTCGTCCTGCTGTCCGCGGCCCTGTACGGCGCGGCGAGCCCCGCGCACGGTGGCGGTCCCCTGGCCTGGATCGCGCTCTGTCCTCTGCTCTTCGCCTGTGTTTCGACGACGCCGGCGCGCGCAGCGGGCCTGGGGCTCTTGTTCGGCCTGGCCGGCACCGTCGCCGTGGCCTGGTGGTTCCCGGGCATGCTGCAGCGCTACTTCGACGTGCCCGCGCCGGCGGCCTGGCTGGCGCTGCTTGCGGTGGGCGCAACCGCCGACGGCGTTCCGAACGCGTTCTTCGGCGCCTGGCTGGCCTGGAGCGCACGGCGCGGCGGAGTCACGCCCTTCGCGGTCGGCGTGGCCTTCGCACTCGGCGAGTTCCTGCGCAGTCACGGCCCGCTCTCCAATCCGTACGGTCTGATCGGCTACTCACTCCACGGGTCGATCTTCGCGCAGGCCGCGGACCTGGCCGGACCGCTCGGTCTGGGCGCGCTGGTCGCGGCCGTGAATGCGGCCATCGGGGCCGCGTTGTTCCCCGAGCTCGCGCGCGGCCGCCCGGGACGTGCGGCGCTGGCGACGGCGCTGCTCGTGCTCGCGGTCGCGGGCTACGGCGCACTGCGACTCACCGAGCACTTCGGCGACGGCCAGCCGCTGCGCGTGGCTGCGGTGCAGGGTGCGGTGGAGCGCGGCGTGCACTGGGACCGGTCGCAGCGCGCGGCCAACCTGACTCGCTATCTCGAGCTGAACGGCGAGGCCGCGCGCGGCGCGCCGGAGCTCGTGTTCTGGCCCGAGTTCGCGGTGGACTTCTATCTGGCCGAGGACACGCCGGAGCGCGCGCGCCTGGTGCAGGGCGTGCGCGCGGGGGGCGCCGACGTGGTGCTCGGCGCAAGCCGCTACGCGTTCGCCGCCGAGCGCACGCTGTACTTCAACTCGGTGTTCGTGATCGACCGGTCCGGCGCGGTGGGCTCGCCCGGCTACGACAAGCAGCGGCTCGTGCCCTTCTCGGAGTACGCGCCGTTCGGCGGCTTCCTGCGCTCGGACTCGGCCGTGTACTCGCCGGGCCGCGAGCCGCGGCTGCTCGACACCCACGCGGGGCGGGTCGGCGCCTTCGTGTGCGCCGAGGCGCTCTATCCCGATGTCGCGCGCGGTCTGGTGCGCGCGGGCGCCGAGATCCTCGCCAACCCGTCGAACGACTACTGGTTCGGCGCGCCGCAGCCCTTCTCGGAGCAGCTCGCCGCCGCCTCGTTCCGCGCGATCGAGAACCGGCGCGCGCTGGTGCGCGCGACCTCGACCGGCATCACCGCCTTCGTCGACCCGCACGGGCGCATCACCGCGCGCAGCGCGGGCTCGGGCCCGGAGGTGATCTCGGCCGAGATCGAGCGCTCGCGCGCGGTCACTCCCTTCCAGTATCTGGGCGACGCGGGCGTCGCCGTCCTTTGTCTCGCCGGCGTCGCGTCGAGTCACTTCGTGCGCCGCCGCTCACCCCGTGGAGGAGAAACTCATGAAACCTAG
- a CDS encoding TetR/AcrR family transcriptional regulator, with product MRARRGEATGERAAGRQRRHERILGAAEELFAAHGFAKTTVDEIAVAAGVSKGLVYDHYPSKEALLGAVWDRLVAAWTEAVRTSKFPDGSIADAIGELLRISLEYVRDNPLLRRIIALDPGALIPGGRDSQVAFARMYRASLEPILARGVKRGELRRDLDVTHTVEVIWLLHFTLTRELFVGPNRVWRADAEELLRSGVDLVVAGLRAPAGRRK from the coding sequence GTGAGAGCGCGGCGCGGCGAGGCCACCGGCGAGCGGGCGGCGGGCCGGCAGCGGCGGCACGAGCGCATCCTGGGCGCGGCCGAGGAGCTGTTCGCCGCGCACGGCTTCGCCAAGACCACGGTCGACGAGATCGCGGTCGCGGCCGGTGTCTCGAAGGGGCTGGTGTACGACCACTACCCGTCGAAGGAGGCGCTGCTCGGGGCGGTCTGGGACCGGCTGGTGGCGGCCTGGACCGAGGCCGTGCGCACGAGCAAGTTCCCCGACGGCTCGATCGCCGACGCGATCGGCGAGCTGTTGCGCATCTCGCTCGAGTACGTGCGCGACAATCCGCTGCTGCGCCGCATCATCGCGCTCGATCCGGGCGCGCTGATCCCCGGCGGCCGCGACAGCCAGGTCGCGTTCGCGCGCATGTACCGCGCGTCGCTCGAGCCGATCCTGGCGCGCGGGGTGAAGCGCGGCGAGCTGCGCCGCGACCTCGACGTGACTCATACGGTCGAGGTGATCTGGCTCCTGCACTTCACGCTCACCCGCGAGCTGTTCGTCGGTCCCAACCGTGTCTGGCGCGCGGACGCGGAGGAGCTCCTGCGCAGCGGGGTCGACCTGGTGGTGGCGGGCCTGCGCGCGCCCGCGGGGAGGCGAAAGTGA